In one window of Blastocatellia bacterium DNA:
- the thiD gene encoding bifunctional hydroxymethylpyrimidine kinase/phosphomethylpyrimidine kinase, giving the protein MVARALTIAGSDSGGGAGIQADLKTFTALRVYGLSVLTAITAQDTCRVAGVIELPADFVRLQLDIVLRDIGTDAAKTGMLSSPEIIEAVAEGIREHRIERLVVDPVMRAKSGDRLLRAEAEEALVRRLLPLAYVVTPNIPEAEVLAGEPIRSREDMRRAARRIFDLGPRAVLIKGGHLEAGSEAVDILYDGRDLYEFAAERVPTRNTHGTGCTYSAAITAYLAQGHGLLDAVRKAKHYVTMAIRHGFSLGRGHGPLNHFWSEGEAV; this is encoded by the coding sequence ATGGTAGCACGTGCTTTGACGATTGCAGGCTCGGATTCCGGTGGGGGTGCGGGGATTCAGGCGGACCTGAAGACCTTTACGGCGCTCAGAGTCTATGGGCTCTCGGTGTTGACAGCGATCACGGCACAGGACACCTGCCGGGTGGCCGGCGTGATCGAGCTGCCAGCGGATTTCGTCCGGTTGCAGTTGGACATTGTCCTGCGCGACATCGGAACGGATGCGGCGAAAACGGGTATGCTTTCAAGCCCGGAGATCATTGAAGCCGTGGCCGAAGGGATACGGGAACATCGAATCGAGCGGTTGGTCGTGGACCCGGTGATGCGGGCCAAATCAGGAGATCGGCTCTTGCGCGCGGAGGCGGAGGAAGCGTTGGTTCGGCGACTGCTCCCGTTGGCCTATGTGGTGACGCCGAATATCCCGGAAGCGGAAGTCCTCGCGGGCGAGCCGATTCGATCGCGCGAGGACATGCGGCGAGCGGCGCGGCGTATCTTCGACTTGGGGCCACGGGCAGTACTCATCAAGGGGGGGCATCTAGAGGCCGGATCAGAAGCCGTGGACATCCTGTACGATGGGCGGGACCTCTATGAGTTCGCCGCAGAGCGCGTGCCAACGCGGAATACGCACGGAACGGGTTGCACTTATTCGGCGGCCATCACGGCATATCTGGCCCAAGGCCATGGCTTGCTCGACGCGGTTCGGAAAGCGAAGCACTATGTGACGATGGCCATCCGGCATGGATTCTCGCTCGGTCGAGGTCACGGTCCGCTGAATCACTTCTGGAGCGAAGGCGAGGCAGTGTAA
- the argH gene encoding argininosuccinate lyase, which produces MEKLWGGRFREALNPEIARFNTSFPFDRRLLPADIRTNAAYCRALQRAGLLSEEEAARIVEALARILEQVEQDPGALDRYAAEDVHSFVEARLAELVGESAYKLRTGRSRNDQVSTDLRLYLREQCDLWLAELLELETAVLDLAERYAGVSLPGYTHLQRAQPILWGHYLLAYFEMFERDRERVSTARTRLNVLPLGAGALAGTSVPIDREWLARELGFERVAANSLDAVSDRDFVLDVLFAAAVLQMHLSRLAEDFILYATSEFGFLTLGDAVSTGSSLMPQKKNPDALELIRGKAGRVFGHLMSVLVMMKGLPLAYNKDMQEDKEAVFDALDTVRACVRVATTVLHHVELRPERMTHAALGDYTNATELADYLVRKGLTFRHAHDLVGRIVLYAAHMEKSLSELSLEEYRQFAPQIEADVYEALSLERALASKRTFGGTAPERVRAALQEARQRMNALRRDRETITSG; this is translated from the coding sequence ATGGAGAAACTGTGGGGCGGACGGTTTCGCGAGGCCTTGAATCCAGAGATCGCTCGGTTCAACACTTCGTTTCCCTTCGATCGCAGGCTCCTCCCTGCCGATATTCGCACCAACGCGGCGTACTGCCGCGCCTTGCAGCGAGCGGGCTTGCTCTCCGAGGAAGAGGCTGCGCGAATTGTTGAGGCCCTCGCACGGATTCTCGAGCAGGTGGAGCAAGATCCGGGAGCCCTCGATCGCTATGCCGCTGAAGACGTCCACAGCTTCGTTGAAGCGCGCTTAGCGGAATTGGTCGGCGAATCGGCGTACAAGCTCCGCACCGGTCGGAGTCGGAACGATCAGGTGAGCACGGACCTTCGACTTTATCTCCGCGAGCAGTGTGATCTCTGGCTCGCGGAACTCCTCGAGTTGGAGACGGCCGTGCTCGATCTGGCCGAGCGATATGCGGGAGTCTCGCTCCCCGGATATACGCATCTCCAGAGGGCGCAGCCCATTCTGTGGGGACACTATTTGCTCGCCTACTTCGAGATGTTCGAGCGCGATCGGGAGCGAGTGAGCACGGCGCGGACGCGCCTTAATGTGCTGCCTTTGGGAGCAGGAGCGCTCGCCGGGACGAGCGTCCCGATTGATCGCGAATGGTTAGCTCGGGAGTTAGGATTCGAGCGCGTGGCTGCGAACAGTCTCGATGCCGTGAGCGATCGCGATTTCGTGCTCGACGTCCTCTTCGCCGCTGCCGTGCTGCAAATGCACCTCAGTCGCTTGGCCGAGGATTTCATCCTGTACGCGACCTCGGAGTTCGGATTCCTCACACTCGGCGATGCCGTCTCCACCGGATCCTCGCTCATGCCGCAGAAGAAGAATCCGGATGCTCTGGAACTCATCCGCGGCAAGGCCGGCCGCGTCTTCGGTCATCTGATGAGCGTGCTCGTGATGATGAAGGGCTTGCCGCTCGCCTACAACAAGGATATGCAGGAAGATAAGGAGGCCGTCTTCGATGCGCTGGACACCGTGCGCGCCTGCGTGCGCGTGGCGACGACGGTGCTCCACCATGTGGAGCTTCGTCCAGAGCGAATGACGCATGCAGCGCTCGGCGATTACACGAATGCGACGGAGCTGGCCGATTATCTCGTGCGCAAAGGACTGACCTTTCGCCATGCCCATGATCTCGTCGGACGGATCGTCCTGTATGCCGCTCACATGGAGAAAAGCCTCAGCGAACTTTCGCTCGAGGAATATCGGCAATTCGCTCCTCAGATCGAGGCGGACGTTTACGAAGCGCTCTCTCTCGAACGAGCGTTGGCCTCGAAGCGAACGTTCGGTGGGACAGCGCCAGAACGCGTTCGAGCCGCTCTACAGGAAGCACGGCAGAGAATGAACGCCTTGCGGCGGGATCGAGAAACGATTACGTCGGGCTGA
- a CDS encoding alpha-L-arabinofuranosidase produces MLNEPIGRIAPEIYGHFIEHLGGVIYDGVWVGENSKIPNIGGIRRALVEAMREIKPGVVRWPGGCFADAYDWRDGIGPREKRPRRTNFWVDNREWREVGIVPQKYEPNHFGTHEFIRFCRLIGAQPYIAANLRTLPASVFHQWIEYCNSPPGSTTWAEIREANGDREPFNVRYWGVGNESWGCGGNFTPEEYAMEFRRFTTWAVPDYGVGLRFIAAGPSGRDLEWTRRFFLKIAERRAFDRLWGWALHHYSSFSGGEAVDYDATGWYELLQSADRMESLITAHWQVMGESDRERRVRLVVDEWGAWYRMTTNIHPTHLFGQQSTIRDAVLAGLTLDTFNRHADKVGMANVAQLINCLHSLFLAHEDKFVRTPTYYVFAMYADHQEGQAVRTIFSAPRVTWTDRTNRSQLFWGLNGSASVKGNVVTLTVTNPHLSEARATEILVRGATIASARATILTARRVQECNTFENPLAVVPREEEVPIRAPILVYSFPPASVTKLRLVLS; encoded by the coding sequence TTGTTAAACGAACCCATCGGGCGGATCGCTCCGGAAATCTATGGGCATTTCATTGAACATCTCGGAGGGGTGATCTACGATGGGGTCTGGGTGGGAGAGAACTCGAAGATCCCCAATATTGGGGGCATCCGCAGAGCGCTCGTGGAGGCGATGCGGGAGATCAAGCCCGGGGTCGTGCGCTGGCCCGGCGGATGCTTTGCCGATGCCTATGATTGGCGCGATGGGATCGGACCTAGGGAGAAGCGCCCACGTCGAACGAACTTCTGGGTAGATAACCGTGAATGGCGTGAGGTGGGGATCGTCCCGCAGAAGTATGAGCCGAATCACTTTGGTACTCATGAGTTCATTCGTTTCTGTCGTTTGATCGGTGCTCAACCGTACATCGCTGCGAATCTCCGCACGCTGCCGGCGAGCGTTTTCCATCAATGGATTGAATACTGTAACTCCCCGCCAGGTAGCACCACATGGGCAGAGATCCGCGAGGCTAACGGCGATCGGGAGCCCTTCAACGTTCGCTATTGGGGGGTAGGCAACGAGTCTTGGGGATGCGGGGGAAATTTCACGCCGGAAGAGTACGCGATGGAATTCCGTCGCTTCACGACGTGGGCGGTACCCGACTACGGCGTCGGGCTGCGATTCATCGCGGCGGGACCGAGCGGACGAGACCTCGAATGGACACGACGGTTCTTCTTGAAGATCGCTGAGCGGCGTGCATTCGATCGGCTCTGGGGATGGGCGCTGCATCACTATTCGAGTTTCTCAGGCGGGGAGGCTGTCGACTACGATGCTACTGGATGGTATGAGCTTCTGCAAAGTGCAGATCGCATGGAGTCACTCATCACGGCCCATTGGCAGGTGATGGGGGAGAGCGACCGGGAGCGCCGCGTCCGACTCGTCGTGGACGAATGGGGCGCATGGTACCGGATGACGACGAACATCCATCCCACGCATCTCTTCGGCCAGCAATCTACGATCCGCGATGCGGTGCTCGCCGGATTGACGTTGGATACCTTCAATCGCCATGCCGATAAGGTAGGGATGGCCAATGTCGCGCAGCTCATCAATTGTCTTCACTCGCTCTTTCTCGCGCATGAGGACAAATTCGTCCGAACGCCGACCTATTATGTCTTCGCCATGTACGCCGATCATCAGGAGGGGCAAGCCGTACGGACGATCTTCTCAGCGCCGCGCGTGACTTGGACTGATCGAACGAACCGATCGCAACTGTTCTGGGGACTCAACGGGTCGGCTTCGGTGAAGGGCAACGTTGTGACACTCACAGTGACCAATCCGCATCTGTCAGAGGCGCGTGCGACCGAAATCCTCGTCCGTGGGGCCACGATCGCTTCGGCGCGCGCGACGATCCTCACGGCGCGCCGTGTCCAAGAGTGTAATACATTTGAGAATCCTCTCGCCGTCGTCCCGCGGGAGGAAGAGGTTCCGATTCGCGCGCCGATTTTGGTCTATTCGTTCCCTCCAGCATCGGTCACGAAACTGCGCCTGGTGCTCTCGTGA
- a CDS encoding galactose mutarotase, with product MLVGGPLNSADREATVVKKEIFGRTPDGEVVELYTLTNAKGMEVKITNYGGIVVSLRVPDRQGRFDDVVLGFDRLEDYLKGHPYFGAIIGRYANRIAAGRFVLNGVSYQLTLNEGQNHLHGGRKGFDKVVWKARPVRSARGIGVRLTYLSRDGEEGYPGNLAVTVTYLLTEENELRIEYTATTDRDTIVNLTHHSYFNLAGQGRRDILDHQLQINAQYFTPIDANLIPTGEIRFVRGTPFDFTQLTPIGARIEQPDEQLRFGRGYDHNWVLDGPPGELRLAARVVEPSSGRVLEVWTTEPGLQFYSGNFLDGTIVGKEGRVYRHRYGFCLEPQHFPDSPNKPHFPSVVLRKGARYQTTTVYKFSVAP from the coding sequence ATGCTCGTGGGAGGACCATTGAATTCAGCGGATCGGGAGGCCACCGTGGTGAAAAAGGAGATTTTCGGTCGGACGCCGGACGGGGAGGTCGTGGAGCTGTATACGCTCACCAATGCCAAGGGGATGGAAGTGAAGATCACAAACTATGGGGGGATCGTCGTCTCCCTTCGCGTCCCAGACCGACAGGGGCGATTCGACGATGTTGTGCTCGGATTCGATCGTTTGGAGGATTACCTGAAGGGGCATCCTTACTTTGGGGCCATCATCGGTCGGTATGCGAACCGAATCGCCGCGGGCCGGTTCGTCTTAAACGGCGTCTCGTATCAGCTCACGCTTAATGAAGGGCAGAACCATCTCCATGGTGGGCGAAAGGGATTCGATAAGGTCGTTTGGAAAGCACGTCCGGTCAGATCCGCGCGAGGCATCGGCGTGAGGCTCACCTACTTGAGCCGAGATGGAGAAGAGGGGTATCCGGGGAACCTCGCTGTGACGGTCACCTATCTCCTGACGGAAGAGAATGAGTTGCGGATCGAGTACACGGCCACGACGGATCGCGATACGATCGTCAACCTCACACACCATTCGTACTTCAATCTCGCTGGTCAGGGACGTCGCGACATCCTTGATCATCAGCTTCAGATCAATGCTCAATACTTCACGCCAATTGATGCGAACTTGATCCCGACCGGCGAGATTCGCTTCGTGCGGGGGACGCCCTTTGACTTCACTCAGTTGACGCCGATCGGCGCACGGATCGAACAGCCTGACGAACAGCTACGTTTTGGCCGGGGATACGACCATAATTGGGTATTGGATGGCCCGCCTGGGGAGCTGCGTCTGGCCGCCCGCGTTGTGGAACCGAGTTCAGGACGCGTCCTAGAAGTGTGGACGACGGAGCCCGGATTGCAGTTCTACTCCGGAAATTTCCTCGATGGGACGATCGTGGGGAAGGAAGGGCGGGTCTATCGGCATCGGTATGGCTTCTGCTTGGAGCCGCAACACTTTCCTGACTCTCCCAATAAGCCGCACTTCCCTTCCGTCGTCCTCCGAAAGGGCGCCCGCTATCAAACGACGACCGTCTACAAGTTCTCCGTCGCGCCGTAG
- a CDS encoding glycoside hydrolase family 127 protein, producing MRALRVGIVFLFMGASIWPQSSWMPPNDYPITAVPFTDVRLEPGFWQARLETNRAATVPHILRQCEVTGRVDNFLKAAGKMEGYFEGWWFNDSDVYKSIEAASYSLMLHPDPELERYLDDLIAKIAAAQEPDGYLFTPRRTMAPNYRFAASVGPERWSRLESSHELYCLGHLFEAAVAHYQATGKRSLLEIALKGADLIDRVFGPGKRRAVPGHQEVEIGLVKLYRVTGDERYLRLAKFFLDERGRPHGRRLYGTYSQDHKPVIEQEEAVGHAVRALYMYMAMADVVALLRDPAYARALDRLWADVVGRKMYVTGGIGAAGGHEGFGAPYELPNLVAYCETCAAVAFALWNHRMFLLSGEGKYIDVLERVLYNGLLSGVSLDGRTFFYPNPLESDGRHARSPWFAVACCPPNIARFLFQMPGLAYAHQGDRLYVNLFLASRATIRMAAQRVVVKQETMYPWQGEVTLTFEPERPGRTFTVLLRIPGWARNEAVPSDLYRFAETVRERPRIWINGRPFAYTVDKGYVAIRQRWQKGDVVRLVLPMPVRRVVSHPQVVDNVGKVALQRGPIVYCLEWPDVPGGNVVNLVLPDEERLHAEFHQDLFGGIQVIRGTAIGLRCVDAAGKIQRERVSFMAIPYYAWAHRGRGEMAVWLARVESAARPLPCPTIAFRAKATSSGGDARALNDQREPRHSADRSNRYLHWWPRKGTTEWVQYDFETPTRVSAVEVYWYDDTGIGECRVPKSWQLFYRENGEWKPVRNPSEYGVQKDRYNRTTFEPVVTDGLRIVVQAQENFCAGIHEWRVY from the coding sequence ATGAGAGCGCTTCGCGTTGGGATCGTGTTTCTGTTCATGGGAGCGTCCATCTGGCCACAATCCTCATGGATGCCACCGAACGATTATCCTATCACCGCCGTCCCATTCACCGACGTTCGGCTCGAGCCGGGATTTTGGCAGGCGCGTTTGGAAACGAATCGCGCGGCCACCGTGCCGCACATCTTGCGGCAATGTGAAGTGACGGGGCGAGTGGATAACTTCCTCAAGGCTGCCGGCAAGATGGAAGGCTACTTTGAGGGATGGTGGTTCAATGATTCGGACGTCTATAAGTCCATCGAGGCTGCTTCCTATAGCTTGATGCTCCATCCCGATCCCGAATTGGAGCGCTACTTGGATGATCTCATTGCGAAAATCGCAGCCGCTCAAGAGCCGGATGGATACCTGTTCACGCCGCGTCGGACGATGGCGCCGAATTATCGGTTCGCGGCGTCCGTGGGGCCGGAACGATGGTCGAGATTGGAGTCCAGTCATGAGTTGTACTGCCTGGGACATCTCTTCGAGGCAGCTGTTGCGCATTATCAAGCGACGGGGAAGCGCTCGCTCTTGGAGATTGCTCTGAAGGGCGCCGATCTCATAGATCGTGTGTTCGGACCGGGGAAGAGACGAGCTGTCCCGGGACATCAAGAAGTCGAAATTGGATTGGTCAAGCTCTATCGGGTGACCGGGGATGAGCGATATCTTCGCCTGGCGAAATTCTTTCTGGACGAGCGCGGACGTCCCCATGGTCGTCGGCTCTATGGGACGTACAGCCAGGACCATAAGCCGGTTATCGAGCAAGAGGAGGCCGTCGGACATGCCGTTCGGGCGCTCTATATGTACATGGCGATGGCAGACGTCGTCGCCCTGCTGCGCGACCCAGCGTATGCTCGGGCTTTGGATCGGTTGTGGGCGGATGTTGTCGGCAGGAAGATGTACGTGACGGGTGGGATTGGGGCAGCCGGTGGGCACGAGGGGTTCGGAGCACCTTACGAATTGCCGAATCTCGTGGCGTATTGTGAGACGTGCGCGGCCGTCGCCTTCGCCCTGTGGAATCACCGAATGTTCTTGCTTTCCGGAGAGGGCAAATACATAGACGTGCTCGAGCGCGTTCTCTACAACGGATTGCTCTCGGGCGTCTCCCTCGATGGTCGAACGTTCTTCTATCCTAATCCTCTGGAGTCGGACGGTCGCCACGCGCGGAGTCCTTGGTTCGCCGTCGCTTGTTGTCCGCCGAATATCGCGCGCTTTTTGTTCCAGATGCCTGGACTAGCTTATGCGCACCAGGGGGATCGACTCTACGTTAATCTCTTCCTGGCCAGCCGTGCGACCATACGCATGGCTGCTCAAAGAGTCGTCGTCAAACAGGAGACGATGTATCCCTGGCAAGGTGAGGTAACGCTTACGTTCGAGCCGGAACGTCCCGGTCGTACCTTCACTGTGCTCTTGCGTATTCCCGGGTGGGCACGCAACGAAGCTGTGCCGAGCGACTTGTATCGTTTCGCTGAGACCGTCCGGGAGCGACCTCGCATTTGGATAAACGGACGCCCGTTCGCCTATACCGTGGACAAAGGATATGTCGCTATACGTCAGCGATGGCAAAAGGGGGACGTGGTAAGGCTCGTCCTCCCCATGCCGGTCCGACGCGTGGTGAGCCATCCGCAGGTCGTGGATAATGTGGGAAAGGTGGCTTTACAGCGAGGGCCGATCGTCTATTGTCTGGAGTGGCCCGATGTTCCTGGGGGAAACGTTGTGAATTTGGTCTTGCCGGATGAAGAACGCCTTCACGCAGAATTCCATCAGGATCTGTTTGGAGGGATTCAGGTCATCCGCGGGACAGCCATTGGACTTCGGTGCGTGGATGCCGCAGGGAAGATTCAACGAGAGCGTGTCTCCTTCATGGCGATCCCCTACTATGCGTGGGCGCACCGAGGGCGTGGCGAGATGGCCGTCTGGCTGGCTCGTGTGGAATCGGCGGCACGTCCTCTGCCCTGTCCGACGATCGCCTTCCGGGCGAAGGCTACCTCTTCCGGAGGGGATGCTCGGGCACTGAACGATCAGCGCGAGCCGCGCCATTCTGCTGATCGCTCGAATCGGTATCTCCATTGGTGGCCCCGGAAGGGGACAACCGAATGGGTGCAGTACGACTTCGAAACCCCGACGCGGGTTTCCGCCGTCGAAGTCTATTGGTACGATGACACGGGCATCGGCGAATGTCGCGTCCCGAAATCCTGGCAGCTGTTCTATCGAGAGAACGGTGAGTGGAAACCCGTGAGGAATCCAAGCGAGTATGGAGTCCAGAAAGACCGCTACAATCGCACGACGTTCGAGCCGGTGGTCACGGATGGCTTGAGGATCGTCGTCCAAGCACAAGAAAACTTCTGCGCCGGGATCCACGAGTGGCGAGTCTATTGA
- a CDS encoding electron transfer flavoprotein-ubiquinone oxidoreductase — protein MGERIEFDVLFVGAGPASLSGALHLARLIRQHNERVEAGELRERRLEVSIAVIEKGREVGAHILSGAVLDPRALRELVPDFLDRGAPLSTPVVEDHVWFLTRHQKIAAPIIPPPLRNHGNYIISLGQFVRWLATLVEQAGVDIFPGFPGAELLIEDGAVVGVRTGDRGVDRSGKPKENYEPGVEIRAKVTVLGEGVRGSLAKVLIERFHLQAGKHPQVYSVGIKELWEVESGRIAPGTVIHTLGYPLDSRTFGGGFLYAGAEQLVSVGLVVGLSYEDPCLDPHRLFQQFKMHPAIARILRGGKLVRYGAKALPEGGYYSIPRPYVSGALLVGDSAGFLNAQRLKGIHLAMKSGMLAAEAIYEALRQDDFSERQLARYEALIRASWLHDELYRARNFHQAMERGLWSGLFHVGLQMLTGGRGWRDPLPAIAGHERMRKLTEYHRERGAGCPPPDWKPDGVLTFDKLTDVYYSGTSHEEDQPCHLRIADFDICHTRCVVEYGNPCERFCPANVYEMIPTPEGRKRLQINASNCVHCKTCDIMDPYQIITWVPPEGGGGPNYLIL, from the coding sequence ATGGGAGAGCGTATCGAGTTCGACGTGTTATTTGTGGGGGCCGGACCAGCGAGCTTGAGCGGGGCGTTGCATCTGGCTCGTCTCATTCGGCAGCATAACGAGCGCGTCGAGGCGGGGGAGCTTCGCGAGCGACGGCTTGAAGTCAGTATCGCCGTGATCGAGAAAGGGCGAGAGGTCGGAGCGCATATCCTCTCAGGCGCCGTCCTCGACCCTCGTGCGCTTCGGGAGCTTGTCCCCGATTTCCTCGATCGAGGGGCACCCCTCTCAACGCCGGTCGTTGAGGACCATGTTTGGTTCCTCACGCGGCATCAAAAGATCGCAGCCCCCATTATTCCCCCACCGTTGCGCAATCACGGGAATTATATCATCTCACTCGGTCAATTCGTCCGGTGGTTAGCGACACTCGTCGAGCAGGCGGGGGTGGACATCTTCCCGGGATTCCCTGGCGCTGAACTGCTCATTGAAGACGGAGCGGTTGTGGGCGTGCGAACAGGCGATCGCGGAGTGGATCGGAGCGGCAAGCCCAAGGAGAATTATGAGCCTGGGGTCGAAATTCGCGCGAAGGTGACCGTTCTTGGAGAGGGCGTCCGGGGGTCTTTGGCAAAAGTCCTTATCGAACGGTTCCACTTGCAGGCGGGTAAGCACCCGCAGGTCTACTCTGTGGGGATCAAGGAGCTTTGGGAAGTGGAGTCAGGACGCATCGCGCCCGGGACGGTCATTCACACACTCGGGTATCCGTTGGATTCTCGAACCTTCGGAGGCGGATTCCTGTATGCTGGAGCAGAGCAGCTTGTGAGTGTGGGGCTCGTCGTGGGGTTGAGCTACGAAGATCCGTGTCTGGATCCGCACCGGCTCTTCCAGCAGTTCAAGATGCATCCCGCGATCGCGCGCATCCTGCGCGGAGGGAAGCTCGTTCGGTATGGAGCGAAAGCGTTGCCCGAAGGAGGGTACTATTCGATCCCCAGACCGTATGTGAGTGGAGCGCTGCTCGTCGGCGATAGCGCCGGATTTTTGAATGCTCAGCGGTTGAAGGGAATTCATCTGGCCATGAAGTCAGGCATGTTGGCAGCTGAGGCCATCTACGAGGCCTTGCGACAGGACGATTTCTCGGAGCGACAGCTCGCTCGATATGAGGCGCTAATCCGGGCCAGTTGGCTGCATGACGAGTTATACCGTGCTCGGAATTTTCACCAGGCGATGGAACGAGGCTTATGGTCGGGTCTCTTCCACGTCGGACTACAGATGCTGACCGGAGGGCGGGGATGGCGCGATCCTCTCCCGGCCATTGCCGGACATGAACGGATGCGGAAGCTGACGGAATACCACCGAGAGCGGGGGGCCGGATGTCCGCCGCCGGACTGGAAGCCCGATGGTGTCCTGACTTTCGATAAGTTGACCGACGTGTACTATTCCGGGACCTCCCATGAGGAAGATCAACCGTGCCATTTGCGGATCGCCGACTTCGACATCTGCCATACGCGATGCGTGGTCGAATACGGCAACCCGTGTGAACGCTTCTGTCCGGCCAACGTCTACGAGATGATCCCGACTCCGGAGGGGCGAAAGCGCCTGCAGATCAACGCCTCAAACTGCGTCCATTGCAAGACATGCGACATTATGGACCCATACCAGATCATCACCTGGGTGCCTCCGGAGGGAGGGGGCGGGCCGAATTACCTGATCCTGTGA